One segment of Streptomyces sp. NBC_00576 DNA contains the following:
- the clpS gene encoding ATP-dependent Clp protease adapter ClpS, translated as MTSPAPVEIERTESAEETFAVPEPDVPWVTIVHNDPVNLMSYVTYVFQTYFGYPKDKATKLMKDVHHKGRAVVSSGSREEMERDVQAMHGYGLWATLQQDRK; from the coding sequence GTGACGTCACCCGCTCCCGTAGAGATCGAACGCACCGAGTCGGCGGAGGAGACCTTCGCCGTACCCGAGCCCGACGTCCCCTGGGTCACCATCGTCCACAACGACCCGGTCAACCTCATGAGCTATGTGACCTACGTCTTCCAGACGTACTTCGGCTACCCGAAGGACAAGGCCACCAAGCTCATGAAGGACGTCCACCACAAAGGCCGGGCGGTGGTCTCCAGCGGCAGTCGCGAGGAGATGGAACGCGACGTGCAGGCCATGCACGGTTACGGTCTGTGGGCCACCCTCCAGCAGGACCGGAAGTAG